Within Anopheles ziemanni chromosome 2, idAnoZiCoDA_A2_x.2, whole genome shotgun sequence, the genomic segment ACTGCTCTAATGAAGAAGGGGGACTACTTTAAGAAGCATGAAATCAAAACCAAATACGGCTACGACCGGGTCATAGAGGACCTGATACAGGAGGCGATGTCACGCGGCGACTTTAGTAATCTTTCTGGTTTCGGCAAACCTTTGCCGGATCATCAATCGCAGAATCCTTACGTCGATTTTACCACgcacaaaattaataaaattctgCTGGACAATGGCTTCACGCCGGAGTGGATTACACTGCACAAGGATATTCGAGAGGCGATCGGTGGCCTGAGGGACGATCTACAGCGAGCACGCGCTAAACTTGGTCCCGTTCCTCTTACTGTGAATGAGGAACAGCAGTGGGAAAAGGTACTCGAGGAGCAGCAAGACGCCGTCTTGCGTGTGAATAAAATGATCGACAAGTTCAACCTGATCGTACCGATGCTAAGCAAGCAGATGATCCGCCTCAATCTGGAACGGATGAGTGAGGAGTTGCTCCAACAAGGGCCACAGAAACTCCCTTCATCTAGATCGGCGATAAAAGAGCCACCGACGAATCGCTATGACGTGAAAAAGGATGATAACGAGCCAACAACTGCGTCCAGTTTAGCAGGATTTATTAGTTCATTGTTTCGGTAGAAATATAAtatagtatttaaaaaaaggataacaaaCGTTTCAACAAAGGTGTTGCAGTCCGCCTAGAACGGTCCTCCTTTGAGAGTTTCTAATTTCGGGAAATTCATCACTCATCTTTCAATTTGACAAATTCTTTGCTTACACGCTACCTGTTCAGTTGGTCATTTTGCTAATCGTCAACATTGGTTATGGTTGTCCTAATTCCATACCACCTGACCTTCCCCGCTGAGAGTTACTGTTTGATTCGCTACCAAACGAAGTGCCTCCGGATACGCACGATGCTCCGCCCGGTGAATCCGTTCCGTAAGCGTTTCCTCCGTATCGTTCCGTAGAATGGGCACGCGGTGTTGCAGAATGATAGCACCGGTGTCGACTCCTTCGTCGACAAAGTGTACCGTGCAGCCAGACTCCAGGTCACCGGCCGCGAGTGCCTGCCGTTGCGCATGGGTACCCTTGTGTTTAGGCAGCAGGGCCGGATGGATGTTGATCAGCTTTCCTTTCCACCGCTTAACGAACGCTTCCGAGAGGATTCGCATAAACCCGGCCAGACAAACCAGTTCGATACGCGCTTCGACCAGCGCTTTCGAGACGGCTTCGTCGAAAAGTTCCCTCGTCGCGTAGTTCTTGTGTAGGATCACCTTCGATGGGATGCCCGCCTTGGCGGCACGTTCAAGGCCAAAGACGCCATCCTTGTTGGAAACCACCAGCACGATCTCACCCCGAATGCCGAAAGCGGTGTTGCGCGTTGCATCGATCAACGCCTGCAGGTTACTTCCGGAGCCGGAAATCAGTACGGCGATACGTTTCTTCGGCAGGGTGCAGGTAACCTTTGCCTGCTGGAGCGTCTCCTCGAACCCGTGCACAATCACCCGCCCACCGAGAGGATCAGTTCGCCTCACGATTGTACCAAGCATTCGACCTCCGAACGGTTCCAGGCGCTCCAGTACCGTGTCTCTATGTTCCGTGGGCACAACGAGCATCATCCCGATGCCGCAGTTGAACGTGCGCAGCATTTCCTCCGCCGTAACATTACCCGCACGTGCCAGCCATCCGAAAATGGGAAGCACATGCATTTCGGCCAGATCGAGAAAGGCGGCAACGTCGGCCGGTAGTACTCGGGGAATATTCTCCGTAAACCCACCGCCGGTAATGTGCGCCAAAGCTTTCACAAGGCCATCCTCAGCGAGAAGTGGTTGCAATTCCCGAACGTAGATCTTCGTGGGAACGAGCAGTTCCTCGGCGAACGTTTTACCGGTCGCACTAAACGGGGCCACATCGTTCAGGGTAAGTCCGTTGAACTCGAGGATCTTATGCACCAGGCTGAATCCATTGCTGTGTACTCCACTCGATGGAAGCCCGATGATCACATCCCCCGGGCAAACGGTGTCCACTTTCGGCAGCATCCGGCTTTGTTCGACAATCCCGAGTGAAAACCCGGCCAAATCATACACACCGGGGGCGTACATACCCGGCATTTCTGCAGTTTCTCCACCGAGCAGCGCACTTCCGCCCTGCCGACAACCCTCTGCGATTCCTTCGATCACCTGTGCGGCCACCGGGACATTCAGTTTCCCGCAGGCGTAGTAGTCAAGGAAGTTTACCGGATCCGCACCGTTACAGATGATATCGTTGACGCACATGGCCACCAAATCGATTCCGACCGTTCCATGTCTATGCGAGTCCTGGGCGATCTTCAACTTCGTCCCGACACCGTCCGTACCGAGCACGAGAATGGGATCGTTCAGCTCCCTCAGTGCAGCATCACGCAATCGGTACAACCCTCCAAAGCCACCCAACCCTCCCATCACACCAGGGCGATTGGTAGACTTGGCGAATGGTTTGATCTTCTGCACCAGATCGTCACCGGCCGTTATGTCAACGCCACTGTCCTTGTACGAAATCGATGACGCTGTTTTCGCTGATCCACTCGATGGTTTGACCGGGAACTTGTTACGATACGGTGCAGCCGAACGCTCGATCGCTACAGAGAAATTGTGCACCACAACCTGCTGTTCGGTAGCGCTCTTCCTGGGGGTTACTTTTCCCAAAAGCACCGCCCCTTGTCCAGCCAGCTTTTCCTTCCACGTTCCATCGGTTCCATCGACGATCAACACCATTCCAATGCCGCAGTTGAACGTACGCAACATTTCGCACTCGGTTACGTTTCCGGCGGCTGCTAGCCAACCGAAGATCGGTGGAATTACCACCTCACTGAAGTCCACCTCCACTGCGAGCTCTTTCGACAGGACACGGGGAACGTTTTCCACCAGCCCACCACCGGTAATGTGCGCCAGTGCACGCACCGTATCCGTCTGCCTTAGCAACGGTAGCACCGGGGCCACGTAGAGCCGCGTCGGGGTAAGCAGTTCATCGCCAAAGCTCGAACAATCATCCTCACCGAACGGAGCACGATCGGTCAACTTTGTGCCAGTCGTTTCGAGGATTTTATTCACTAAACTAAACCCATTACTATGGACGCCGCTCGACGGGAGTCCGATTACGAGATCGCCGGCCTTAATCCGATCCACTCGGGGAAGAATCTGGTCCGCTTCAACCACTCCCACGCAATATCCGGCCAGATCGTACTTTCCCGGTGCATACATTGATGGCATTTCGGCCGTTTCTCCACCGAGCAGGGCACAGTTTGTCTCCCGACAACCCTCCGCGATGCCCTTCACGATGAGGGCCGCCGTTGGAACCTCCAGCCGACCGCACGCTATGTAGTCGAGGAAGGCAAGTGGTTCCGCACCGGCACAAAGGACATCGTTCGCACACATCGCCACCAGATCGATACCGATCGTGTCCCAACAGTTCAGCGCCTCGGCAATCTTCAGCTTTGTTCCAACACCGTCCGTGCCTTGGACGAGAACGGGATCTTTGTACCGGAcctgttttccatttcgatcCTTGTAGGTAACCTGCCGAAATCGAGATTGGATATCATATGTCGCTTTAGTAGTAATTCATTGTAAAACAGTCATAATATACGGGTATGTCATTGTAACGCAGCGTGTAACGCattcaataaattaatttttacaaaaagtGAAATCTTTACGAATATCCGTTTACTGCCTTGGAGAGTTCATCTTTAtcgattaatattttttcaccaattaaatttgtttaatgaaaaattggcGATAAATCAGAAACTGGGAcgcaataattattttaaaaaaactaattcGGCCTTTGCTTCACTACTGcagaatttgttttcattgctCTGTTTTTATCTACTTACATCATTTAGACGAAACAGTCCCCCGAAACCTCCAAGCCCTCCAATA encodes:
- the LOC131293307 gene encoding dnaJ homolog subfamily C member 28, which encodes MSLLAASVANAIVCPDLQLIVRCKICFVRMFHTRRGELYNKCYRLLGVSEQSDQNTVRQAYLTLVKKLHPDSGHPEASAEKFQEVDSAFRVLQEKFAKARRGIVEDLQEQVKIFDIKHTAPQHRQYLSFDGIGFGTPAQRQKQYQAVRAVKAQERVLEHRLSKAQASETALMKKGDYFKKHEIKTKYGYDRVIEDLIQEAMSRGDFSNLSGFGKPLPDHQSQNPYVDFTTHKINKILLDNGFTPEWITLHKDIREAIGGLRDDLQRARAKLGPVPLTVNEEQQWEKVLEEQQDAVLRVNKMIDKFNLIVPMLSKQMIRLNLERMSEELLQQGPQKLPSSRSAIKEPPTNRYDVKKDDNEPTTASSLAGFISSLFR
- the LOC131282629 gene encoding trifunctional purine biosynthetic protein adenosine-3 isoform X1; this translates as MASVGDFASKKKVLVIGSGGREHAICWKLSRSDRVAAVYALPGSPGIAAVPKLHQVSDVSVKDFNAIVTWCKRNQIDLVAVGPEDPLADGLGDVLRAAGVKCFGPGKRGAQIEADKNWSKDFMHRHGIPTARYASFTEANEAKAFIRQAPYQALVVKAAGLAAGKGVIVAESIDEACAAVDDILGERKFGAAGEVVVVEEKLSGEEVSVLAFVDSRTVRVMLPAQDHKRLLDQDRGPNTGGMGAYCPCPIIKPAQLELVVREVLQRAVDGLREEGIQYNGVLYAGMMLTPNGPKTLEFNCRFGDPETQVILPLLETDLYEVMDATCDNRLHEINLKFRAGLSAVGVVMASKGYPETSTKGCVIKGLDTVAARPEHLVFHSGVAKNDRDEFVTNGGRVLIGVVLHSDLKQAAALATAACSTINFEGSQHRLDIAQKAFKHLSLSYKSSGVDIDAGDALVQRIKPLARGTNRPGVIGGLGGFGGLFRLNDVTYKDRNGKQVRYKDPVLVQGTDGVGTKLKIAEALNCWDTIGIDLVAMCANDVLCAGAEPLAFLDYIACGRLEVPTAALIVKGIAEGCRETNCALLGGETAEMPSMYAPGKYDLAGYCVGVVEADQILPRVDRIKAGDLVIGLPSSGVHSNGFSLVNKILETTGTKLTDRAPFGEDDCSSFGDELLTPTRLYVAPVLPLLRQTDTVRALAHITGGGLVENVPRVLSKELAVEVDFSEVVIPPIFGWLAAAGNVTECEMLRTFNCGIGMVLIVDGTDGTWKEKLAGQGAVLLGKVTPRKSATEQQVVVHNFSVAIERSAAPYRNKFPVKPSSGSAKTASSISYKDSGVDITAGDDLVQKIKPFAKSTNRPGVMGGLGGFGGLYRLRDAALRELNDPILVLGTDGVGTKLKIAQDSHRHGTVGIDLVAMCVNDIICNGADPVNFLDYYACGKLNVPVAAQVIEGIAEGCRQGGSALLGGETAEMPGMYAPGVYDLAGFSLGIVEQSRMLPKVDTVCPGDVIIGLPSSGVHSNGFSLVHKILEFNGLTLNDVAPFSATGKTFAEELLVPTKIYVRELQPLLAEDGLVKALAHITGGGFTENIPRVLPADVAAFLDLAEMHVLPIFGWLARAGNVTAEEMLRTFNCGIGMMLVVPTEHRDTVLERLEPFGGRMLGTIVRRTDPLGGRVIVHGFEETLQQAKVTCTLPKKRIAVLISGSGSNLQALIDATRNTAFGIRGEIVLVVSNKDGVFGLERAAKAGIPSKVILHKNYATRELFDEAVSKALVEARIELVCLAGFMRILSEAFVKRWKGKLINIHPALLPKHKGTHAQRQALAAGDLESGCTVHFVDEGVDTGAIILQHRVPILRNDTEETLTERIHRAEHRAYPEALRLVANQTVTLSGEGQVVWN
- the LOC131282629 gene encoding trifunctional purine biosynthetic protein adenosine-3 isoform X2; amino-acid sequence: MASVGDFASKKKVLVIGSGGREHAICWKLSRSDRVAAVYALPGSPGIAAVPKLHQVSDVSVKDFNAIVTWCKRNQIDLVAVGPEDPLADGLGDVLRAAGVKCFGPGKRGAQIEADKNWSKDFMHRHGIPTARYASFTEANEAKAFIRQAPYQALVVKAAGLAAGKGVIVAESIDEACAAVDDILGERKFGAAGEVVVVEEKLSGEEVSVLAFVDSRTVRVMLPAQDHKRLLDQDRGPNTGGMGAYCPCPIIKPAQLELVVREVLQRAVDGLREEGIQYNGVLYAGMMLTPNGPKTLEFNCRFGDPETQVILPLLETDLYEVMDATCDNRLHEINLKFRAGLSAVGVVMASKGYPETSTKGCVIKGLDTVAARPEHLVFHSGVAKNDRDEFVTNGGRVLIGVVLHSDLKQAAALATAACSTINFEGSQHRLDIAQKAFKHLSLSYKSSGVDIDAGDALVQRIKPLARGTNRPGVIGGLGGFGGLFRLNDVRYKDPVLVQGTDGVGTKLKIAEALNCWDTIGIDLVAMCANDVLCAGAEPLAFLDYIACGRLEVPTAALIVKGIAEGCRETNCALLGGETAEMPSMYAPGKYDLAGYCVGVVEADQILPRVDRIKAGDLVIGLPSSGVHSNGFSLVNKILETTGTKLTDRAPFGEDDCSSFGDELLTPTRLYVAPVLPLLRQTDTVRALAHITGGGLVENVPRVLSKELAVEVDFSEVVIPPIFGWLAAAGNVTECEMLRTFNCGIGMVLIVDGTDGTWKEKLAGQGAVLLGKVTPRKSATEQQVVVHNFSVAIERSAAPYRNKFPVKPSSGSAKTASSISYKDSGVDITAGLYRLRDAALRELNDPILVLGTDGVGTKLKIAQDSHRHGTVGIDLVAMCVNDIICNGADPVNFLDYYACGKLNVPVAAQVIEGIAEGCRQGGSALLGGETAEMPGMYAPGVYDLAGFSLGIVEQSRMLPKVDTVCPGDVIIGLPSSGVHSNGFSLVHKILEFNGLTLNDVAPFSATGKTFAEELLVPTKIYVRELQPLLAEDGLVKALAHITGGGFTENIPRVLPADVAAFLDLAEMHVLPIFGWLARAGNVTAEEMLRTFNCGIGMMLVVPTEHRDTVLERLEPFGGRMLGTIVRRTDPLGGRVIVHGFEETLQQAKVTCTLPKKRIAVLISGSGSNLQALIDATRNTAFGIRGEIVLVVSNKDGVFGLERAAKAGIPSKVILHKNYATRELFDEAVSKALVEARIELVCLAGFMRILSEAFVKRWKGKLINIHPALLPKHKGTHAQRQALAAGDLESGCTVHFVDEGVDTGAIILQHRVPILRNDTEETLTERIHRAEHRAYPEALRLVANQTVTLSGEGQVVWN